In Roseomonas fluvialis, one genomic interval encodes:
- a CDS encoding lytic transglycosylase domain-containing protein yields the protein MLLLVSLPVSGVAAQTIHAAEIAAASQRFGIPEAWIRAVMRAESAGDRHAVSHRGAMGLMQVMPATWAGLRAQHGLGADPFAPQDNILAGTAYLREMLDRFGLVPLMLAAYNAGPRRVEAHLATGQPLPAETRAYVAALAPLLTGDAGTSAPGQLAVRAARNADGIVVRLGGDDAVPTRSIFVPVAGATTAAGTPAEQPFVGRSRAAEPHEADGPPGHRGSIFAIRRSSGGAP from the coding sequence GTGCTGCTGCTGGTCAGCCTGCCGGTGTCTGGGGTGGCAGCGCAGACGATCCATGCTGCCGAGATCGCGGCTGCCTCGCAGCGCTTCGGCATTCCGGAAGCCTGGATCAGGGCGGTGATGCGCGCGGAGAGTGCCGGCGATCGGCACGCCGTGTCGCACCGCGGGGCCATGGGGCTGATGCAGGTGATGCCGGCGACCTGGGCAGGCCTGCGCGCGCAGCACGGCCTCGGCGCCGATCCCTTCGCGCCGCAGGACAACATCCTGGCGGGCACGGCGTATCTGCGCGAGATGCTGGACCGCTTCGGATTGGTGCCGCTGATGCTGGCGGCCTACAACGCGGGGCCACGTCGGGTGGAGGCGCATCTTGCCACAGGCCAGCCGCTGCCTGCGGAGACGCGAGCCTACGTCGCAGCCCTCGCACCACTGCTCACCGGTGACGCCGGCACCTCTGCACCTGGCCAGCTTGCGGTGCGTGCTGCGCGCAACGCTGACGGCATCGTCGTGCGGCTGGGCGGTGACGATGCGGTACCGACACGGTCAATCTTCGTGCCGGTTGCTGGTGCGACAACCGCAGCCGGTACACCAGCCGAGCAGCCATTCGTCGGCCGATCCCGAGCAGCGGAGCCGCACGAGGCCGACGGTCCACCGGGCCATCGCGGCTCCATCTTCGCCATCCGTCGCAGCTCGGGCGGTGCACCATGA
- a CDS encoding S26 family signal peptidase, producing the protein MTARWRRRAAPVVAMLAGLGLIAVPTVVGWQPRIIWNASASVSLGLYVAVPADRIAHGDLVLVRPPETLAAFLAERGYVARGVPLLKHVAALPPQVVCAEGTAIMVDGETVAHRRMTDRLGRPLPTWHGCHRLESGEVFLLNPAEPDSLDGRCFGPLPRTTIAARLRPVWITGRGP; encoded by the coding sequence ATGACGGCGCGGTGGAGACGGCGCGCGGCGCCCGTCGTCGCGATGCTCGCCGGGCTTGGGCTGATCGCCGTCCCGACGGTTGTGGGTTGGCAGCCGCGCATCATCTGGAACGCATCGGCGAGCGTGTCGCTCGGCCTATATGTTGCGGTGCCGGCCGACCGCATCGCGCACGGCGATCTGGTGCTCGTCCGCCCGCCCGAGACGCTGGCGGCGTTCCTCGCCGAGCGAGGCTATGTCGCGCGCGGCGTGCCGCTACTGAAGCACGTCGCCGCCCTGCCGCCGCAGGTGGTGTGCGCAGAGGGCACCGCGATCATGGTCGACGGCGAGACGGTGGCACACCGCCGCATGACTGACCGCCTAGGCCGCCCGCTGCCGACCTGGCACGGCTGCCACAGGCTCGAATCCGGCGAGGTGTTCCTCCTCAACCCGGCCGAGCCGGACAGCCTCGACGGTCGCTGCTTCGGGCCTTTGCCACGCACGACCATCGCCGCCCGGCTGCGTCCTGTCTGGATCACGGGGCGCGGGCCATGA
- a CDS encoding transcriptional regulator domain-containing protein, whose product MRSALSWSLAMPSRDWRSAAAYAELENASARDLAWEFLRRNPRYVRDWEQLDDTRPDDMADAVAERWGLRFPRRPGAQRAHRGRRLDAGALHRHRGALGLAAVLLATLSGCPAAYELAAPGE is encoded by the coding sequence GTGCGCTCCGCCCTGAGCTGGAGCCTTGCCATGCCGTCGCGAGACTGGCGGTCGGCGGCCGCCTACGCAGAGCTGGAGAACGCCTCGGCGCGCGATCTCGCCTGGGAGTTCCTCCGGCGCAACCCGCGCTATGTGCGGGACTGGGAACAGCTCGACGACACGCGGCCCGACGACATGGCCGACGCCGTCGCCGAGCGCTGGGGGTTGCGATTTCCCCGCCGACCCGGCGCTCAACGCGCGCACCGCGGGCGTCGTCTGGATGCCGGCGCTCTGCACCGCCACCGTGGCGCTCTCGGCCTTGCCGCCGTCCTTCTCGCCACCCTTTCGGGCTGCCCTGCCGCCTATGAACTCGCCGCGCCAGGCGAGTGA
- a CDS encoding helix-turn-helix transcriptional regulator produces the protein MPDPNAGLPPRYLRTPEAARFLGLSGRTLEKHRTYGTGPRYSKLGGRVVYAVTDLQAWVNRGTKASTSDDTGETVLPAKRHVAVSPAYAGAARR, from the coding sequence ATGCCCGACCCCAATGCCGGCCTGCCGCCGCGCTATCTGCGCACGCCCGAGGCCGCGCGCTTCCTCGGCCTGTCCGGCCGCACCCTCGAGAAGCACCGCACCTACGGCACGGGGCCGCGCTACTCGAAGCTCGGCGGTCGGGTTGTCTACGCCGTCACCGATCTCCAGGCCTGGGTGAACCGCGGCACCAAGGCCTCGACCAGCGATGACACGGGCGAGACCGTGCTGCCCGCCAAGCGCCATGTCGCCGTCTCGCCGGCCTACGCCGGCGCAGCACGCCGCTGA
- a CDS encoding DUF2285 domain-containing protein: protein MNSPRQASDGLHGVVGTPLLPVWLLGDPPPAAPLGVLIPLDDLTPRRMAAALRLWHALHGRPGRERGITRDQRRQLILRLRALDGHADDAALRDLARGLFGADHVPDGPAWKTHDLRSRTLRLLATAHAIRDGGYRKLLTAGPSVRL, encoded by the coding sequence ATGAACTCGCCGCGCCAGGCGAGTGACGGCCTGCACGGCGTCGTCGGGACCCCATTGCTGCCGGTATGGCTGCTCGGCGATCCGCCGCCCGCCGCGCCGCTCGGCGTCCTCATCCCGCTCGATGACCTGACGCCCAGGAGGATGGCTGCCGCGCTGCGCCTCTGGCACGCGTTGCATGGTCGTCCCGGACGAGAGCGCGGCATCACGCGTGACCAGCGGCGGCAGTTGATCCTCCGGCTTCGCGCGCTGGATGGACACGCCGACGACGCAGCCCTCCGCGACCTGGCGCGCGGCCTGTTCGGCGCCGATCACGTCCCCGACGGCCCTGCCTGGAAAACCCACGATCTGCGCAGCCGCACGCTGCGCCTCCTCGCCACCGCCCACGCGATCCGTGACGGCGGATACCGGAAACTGCTGACAGCCGGTCCCAGCGTTCGCCTCTGA
- a CDS encoding DNA -binding domain-containing protein, with amino-acid sequence MTAARILETPPDEPRVTAYDLAHKILYLRLLDAAAQDADWRDVARIVLGLDPDHDPDQARRIHGSHLARARWITEAGYRDLLRQGSTN; translated from the coding sequence ATGACCGCCGCGAGGATCCTCGAGACCCCACCCGATGAGCCGCGCGTCACGGCCTATGACCTGGCCCACAAGATTCTCTACCTCCGCCTGCTTGATGCCGCCGCCCAGGACGCCGACTGGCGGGATGTCGCGCGCATCGTCCTCGGCCTCGACCCTGATCATGACCCCGACCAGGCGCGGCGAATCCACGGCAGCCATCTCGCCCGCGCCCGCTGGATCACCGAGGCCGGCTACCGCGACCTGCTGCGGCAGGGCTCGACCAACTGA
- a CDS encoding DUF2840 domain-containing protein: MTTLTRVELLWLEGRVERWIRFGRIAEETILDRRRRVVAFAAGEVFAFVRWASNGYGTVVSRIDVLRAVGPGEAYSTIGFVAPGAEILLRISGWPKVNEVLRAIDAVEQTGVAPEEACPDHWRHVMNRLAAGEQPRAYTRERHRASLLRRRVDG; the protein is encoded by the coding sequence ATGACGACGCTGACCCGCGTCGAGCTGCTGTGGCTCGAGGGCCGCGTCGAGCGCTGGATCCGCTTCGGGCGGATCGCCGAGGAGACGATCCTCGACCGCCGCCGCCGCGTCGTCGCCTTCGCCGCGGGCGAGGTCTTCGCCTTCGTGAGGTGGGCGTCCAACGGCTACGGCACCGTGGTCAGCCGTATCGATGTCCTGCGCGCGGTCGGACCCGGCGAGGCCTACAGCACGATCGGCTTCGTGGCGCCGGGCGCGGAAATCCTGCTGCGCATCTCCGGCTGGCCGAAGGTCAACGAGGTGCTGCGCGCGATCGACGCGGTCGAGCAGACGGGTGTCGCGCCGGAGGAGGCCTGCCCGGACCACTGGCGGCACGTGATGAACCGCCTCGCGGCCGGCGAGCAGCCGCGCGCCTACACGCGTGAGCGCCACCGCGCTTCGCTGCTGCGGCGGAGGGTCGACGGATGA
- a CDS encoding replication initiator protein A yields MHGERAPSERLRLSPFDAIPDEGPPRRDQRDLMERPFFSLAKGRRVAPILYRAGDVEVQVHAVPEHGMATIWDADVLIWAGSQIVEAADRGLAPSRFMRFAPHQLLTAIGRGTGQQQYLLLKAALARLQSTVVRTSIRHGAHWRRQQFSWINEWEERVTASGRADGMEFVLPDWFYRGVLDRQLLLTIDPAYFRLTGGIERWLYRVARKHAGHQPSGWAFEFRHLHAKSGSLARFADFALDLRQIAVRQSLPGYRLAIRRDAGGTELLRIVPIGHPPISVDNLCRPVEPHGRSGAGDSADQAQPTRQIRRTNHPQAVAAQAEFWPVKTLIESNSNGGRPSPVGGKHDRDGERGAAP; encoded by the coding sequence ATGCACGGCGAGCGAGCCCCCAGCGAGCGGCTCAGGCTGAGCCCTTTCGACGCCATTCCGGACGAGGGACCGCCGCGCCGCGACCAGCGCGACCTCATGGAGCGGCCGTTCTTCTCGCTGGCAAAAGGTCGTCGCGTCGCGCCGATCCTCTACCGCGCTGGCGATGTCGAGGTGCAGGTCCATGCCGTTCCCGAGCACGGCATGGCGACCATCTGGGACGCCGACGTACTGATCTGGGCCGGCTCACAGATCGTCGAGGCCGCAGACCGAGGCCTCGCACCCTCGCGCTTCATGCGCTTCGCGCCGCACCAGCTGCTGACCGCCATCGGGCGCGGCACCGGCCAGCAGCAGTACCTCCTGCTCAAGGCGGCGCTCGCCAGGCTCCAGTCGACGGTGGTGCGCACCAGCATCCGCCACGGGGCGCACTGGCGGCGCCAGCAATTCTCCTGGATCAACGAGTGGGAGGAGCGGGTCACCGCCTCTGGCCGCGCCGACGGCATGGAGTTCGTGCTGCCGGACTGGTTCTACCGCGGCGTCCTCGACCGCCAACTCCTGCTGACCATAGACCCGGCCTATTTCCGCCTTACTGGCGGCATCGAGCGCTGGCTCTACCGCGTCGCGCGCAAGCACGCCGGCCACCAGCCGTCCGGCTGGGCGTTCGAGTTCCGGCACCTGCACGCCAAGTCCGGCAGCCTGGCGCGCTTCGCCGACTTCGCGCTCGACCTCCGCCAGATTGCCGTGCGCCAGAGCCTGCCCGGCTATCGGCTCGCCATCCGCCGCGACGCCGGAGGCACCGAACTGCTGCGGATCGTCCCGATCGGTCACCCTCCAATCTCTGTGGATAACTTGTGCAGGCCTGTGGAACCGCACGGCAGATCAGGCGCAGGAGATTCGGCAGATCAGGCGCAACCGACACGGCAGATCAGGCGCACGAACCACCCGCAAGCCGTTGCAGCGCAAGCGGAATTCTGGCCCGTAAAGACTCTAATTGAGTCTAATTCTAATGGAGGTAGGCCCAGTCCGGTCGGTGGAAAACACGACCGGGACGGGGAGCGGGGGGCGGCGCCATGA